The region GTGGTCATGTTGGCGCCGTACAGTTTCTGGATAGCGGCGATATCATCCATCAGCGGGCCCGCCGAGTAGTGACCTTTGAAGTCACCGCCGGTGTTTTCCACTTCCCAGTAGCTCATGATGCTGAACTGACGGGAGTCCTCCGCATAGGCAGCGCTGTTTTTGTAGCTGATATCGCCTTCACCGGCATTGTACTCGGCCGGGTGGCTCAGCCCCAGTGCATGACCGATTTCATGCGTGAACGAATGACGTCCATACTCATCGGTATCGGGGTTGCGAATGCTGGGCTGGTTATAGTTGAACCAGGCGCTGCCGGATACCGGATGCGTGCCCGGATAAGCCGCATAAGCCTGCGTGTCAGTATTCAGGCTGCCGTCGGCATTGCGCGTATAGTTAGCAAATGTGATATTGGCCTTTTGATTGGGGCTGACTTCGGTAAACGTCAGGTTCGCCGCATCCGCCCAGGACTGCAATGACAGTTTCGCCTGCTGCATCTGTACCGGCGTAAATTTTACCGGGCCGGTATGACCGTTAGGCGTCGAGCTAAACGTGTTCAGGAACGAATAAGTCAGATTTGCCGCTTTGCCGAATACATTATCACCATTCCAGGTGGTATGCGGCCGCGTTAATCCCTCGCTCACCGCCTTATCGGTGGAATAAGACGGTTTGCCATTGACAGTCAGACCATCGCCGCGCTGGTGGTAATACCAAAAATCATACACATCGGCATAGCCGGTATAACTGCCGGCCTTGGCGGCGGCAGCAGAGGTATTTAACGGAACGTTTTCGTTTTGTTGCATATTACTTCTTCCATAAAGTCTGACGCATTACTGTCAGAATGCCTTTTTTCGCCATTAAGTCGCCGACAATTATCACCACGGCTAATTTAATGACATACCCATCCCTCGCAGCAGGCTGCGAAAGAAATTTCGTGGAAACTGCAATCAATTTTTATAAAGGGCACCATCAATTTTTGTAGAGAACACCATCAATTTTCGTAGAAACTACAATCAACTAACGCAAACGGTTACCGTTAATTCGCTTTATTGCCGGTGGTCATATTAATTCCGTTTTTATTTATTGAATGCGCAGATTGAAACCAGGCAGCCAATTGCATCATATCCTGCTCATTCAGCGTACCGGCGGTATAGCGCAAATTCAGCCAGGCCTGTAACCAGCGATATTTGACTTCCGTCAGTTCGCGGCGGGCGTTATACCACTCCTGCTCCGCCATCAGCACGTCCAGATTGATGCGTTCGCCGCCGGCGACGCTCTGCCGCGTGGCGCGGATCGCTTCCTCAGCGGCGGTAACGCTCATCTGCCAGGCCCGGATTTTGGCGGCCCCGTTAGTGCACAGGTTGAACTGACGACGCAATTCCGCAAAGGTCTGCCGGGTCTGGTTATCCAGCTCCGCCTGACTTTGCTGGTATTCCGCCGCGGCCTGACGCATCGACGCCGAAACCGCACCGCCGGAATACAGCGGCACGCGCACCTGCAGGCCAACGGTCTGGGTGTCGTATTTCTGGTTGTAGTTAAATTCAGACTCCGACAGGCTGTTGCGGGTGGATGCCACCAAATCCAATGTCGGCAGGTGGCCGGCGCGGTTACGCTCAATTTCGTAGCGGCTGTAATCGACATTTTCACGCTGCACCGCCAGCTTTGCATTATGCCGCACCGTCAGTTCGCGCCATTGCGACAGCGAACGATTTTCGGTGACGTTATCCGGCAACGTGTCCAGCGCCAGCGGCGACAGATCTTGAATTTGCAGTGGCGAACCCATCATGTTTTCCAGATCGGTCATGGCGGCATCCAGCGTATCTTCCTGTTCGATACGCTGGGCTTCAATGACGGTGTAACGCGCCTCCGTTTCCCGCAGGTCGGTTTGCGTGCCTTCCCCCGCCGCCAATAAGCGACGGTTCAACGCCAGTTGCTCCTGATAGGCTCGGCGCTGCGCATCCAGCAGCATCAGTTTTTCCTGCGCCAGCAATGCCTCGCTCCAGGACTGGTACAAACGCACCATCAGGTCCTGACTGCGATCGCGAAATCGCTGATCGGCCATCAGTTTGCGGGTGACGCCCTGCTGGTAGCGCGCCCAGGCGGCATAGTCCAGCAGCGGCTGACGCAGCGTCAACGTCGATACGTAGTTATCGTAGTCACGTTTAGTCGTGTTATTTAGCGTCCGGTCCCGTTGGGTTACCTTGGAGTGGCTGTAATTGGCGCCATAGCTGTATTGCAGCGACGGCAGTAATCCGGCGCGGCCGATCGCCACTTCTTCCTGCCCGGCGTCTCGTTCGAAACTCGCCGCTCGCAGCTGTGCGTCATTGCGCAGCGCCAGTTCCCATGCATCCAGTAGCCCCATCGCCTGGGCGCCGCCGCCCGACAGAGATAACACCACCGTCAGTAATACCGCTTTCCTTCGCATTGCTTCCTTCCGTTACTCTTCCGTCAACGCCAGATGCATGCGATCCATCAGGGGTTTAAACAGATAATTGATAAACGAACGCTCCCCGGTGCGGACAAAACCTTGCACCGGCATACCGGGTTTAATTTCCAACCCGTGCAGAGAACGCTTGCCTTCTTCGCTGACCTGAATGCGCAAACCGTAGTACGGCGTGCCGTCCTTTTCGTCCACCAGCCGGTCAGCGGAAAGCAGGGTCACCGTTCCCGGCACTCGCGGCGTGGTGCTTTGGCTAAACGCGGTGAATTGCAGTTCCACCGGCAGCCCGGACCACACCTTATCCACCATTTCTACCGGAATACGGCCATCCACCAGCAGCGGCTGGTCTTCGGGAACGATCTCCATCATGACCTGCCCGGGGCCGATCACCCCACCTTCGGTGAAGATCTTCATGTCCACCACGGTGCCGGCAACCGGTGCACGGACCTGCACGTTGGCCAGATTGAAATCCGCCTTCTCGCGCTGGCTGATCACTTCATTCAGCTTGGCCTGCACGTCAGACAATTCGCTGTTGACCTCTTTGTCGTATTCCTGCTGGCGCTGAGCGATGCGCAATTTCTGCTGCTGAATATCACGCCGGGTTCGCCCTACTTCGCCGCTGGTCTGGGCCAGTTCGCCGCTGACCTGCGCAAACAACCGTTCCGTTTCCAGCATCTTATTGCGCGGAACATAGTTATCCGCCGCCAGCGGCCGCAGCCCCTGCAACTGCTGGCTCAACGTCGCCTGCTCGGACTGTTTGCTGCTCATCACCTTTTGCAATGCGCCAAGCGACGTCTCCAGGCCATCGATACTGGCGCGCACCCCGTCCGTTTCCAGCTTTAGCGACTGCTGACGACTACGCAACAGATCTTCCTGCAACGCGATGATAGCGGCCATTTCCGGCCGCTGACGCGCCTGAACCAGCCGCGGCGTCGCCGCCAGCGACGATTGATCGCGCTGTTCCGCCAGCAGTCGTGCTTCGCGGGCAATCAGTTGATCATATTGGGAACCCAACCCTTCGCTGGTGGTACGGGCGTCGACCGCATTCAGCGTCAGCAGCACCTGACCCGCGGCAACGCGGTCGCCGTCTTTCACCTGAATCCGGTCGACAATCCCGCCCTGCATGTGCTGGATCACCTTGCGATTGCCGGACACCACCACATTGCCTTGCACCGCGACCCCTTTGTCCAGCGGCGCCAGCAACGCCCACAGCAGAAAACCGCCAAAACCGGCGAGCACCAGCCACCAGCCTAGCCGTAACGCCCGCTCTTCATCCCGGCTGGCGCGATCGCGCATTGCCGCTTCGTTCAATTCATCCTGAGTGGTTATATCCATGCCTGTCATCACGAGATCCCTGTCATTGCGGCATCGCGGCCGTGGGGTTCATCCGGGCCTGATTGGCGGCGCTGCGCTGTTGCAGTTCCGTCAGCACATCCCGCGCCAGTCCCATACGCTGCTGCTGGCCCTCATGGAGGATCAGAATTTTTTGCGCCAGCGTCGTCAACGCCGGGCGATGGGTGATCAACACCACGGTCGCGCCGCGTTTCTGCAATGCGACAATCGCCTGCATCAAGGCCTGATCGCCTTCGCTGTCAAGGCTGGCGTTCGGTTCATCCAGAATCAACAGGCAAGGATCACCGTACATAGCGCGCGCCAGACCGATACGCTGCCGCTGACCGCCGGATAAACCGCTGCCGCCCTCGCCCAATTCGGTGTCATAACCATTGGGCAGCGACAAAATCAGTTCATGCACCCCCGCCAGCTTTGCGGCCGCCACCACTTTTTCCGGATCGGCATCGCCAAAACGGGCAATGTTTTCCGCCAGCGTGCCCTTAAACAATTGCACATCCTGCGGCAAATAACCGATGGTCGGCCCAAACGTGTTTTTGTCCACCTGATTCAAATCAGCGCCATCCAAACGCACTTTGCCTTGTGTCGGCGCCTGCGCACCGACCAGCAAACGCGCCAGCGAGGATTTGCCGGACCCAGACGCGCCCAAAATCACCAGCGTTTCGCCAGCCTGCAACGAGAAATGAATGTTCTGCAATCGGGCGTTGCCCTGTGCCGGGCGCAGCGAAACCTGTTCCACGCCGAGATGCCCTTCCGGCGCAGGCAGCGCCATTGCCGCCGGCTGCGGCGGATAGGCGGCAATCAGCCGGGTCAGGCGCTGCCAGGCAATGCGCGCGCTGCTCCACTGTTTCCATACACCGATTAACTGATCGATCGGACTCAGTACCCGGCCGACCAGAATCGACCCGGCGATCATCATCCCCGGCGTGATCTTGCCGTCGATCGCCAGCAACGCCCCTAGTCCCAGCATCAGCGACTGCAACGCAATGCGACTGTACTTGGACGCGCCGCCCACGGCGGCTGCACGCTCGCTGGCCAAATTCTGCAGGGAAATAAAACGGTAGTGGCGCGCCAGCCAGCGCCGACGCAGGTTGCCCAGCATGCCCATCGCTTCAATGACGTCGGCATTACGTAACTGGGCGTCGGCCAGGTGGGTTGCCTGCTGTGATTGCTGATTGGCTTCCGCCAGCGGTTGATTGGTCAGTCGCTGGTTCAGCCAGGCCAGCGCCACCAGCACCACGGTGCCGCCCAACGCCAGCATCCCCAACCAGGGATGCAGCAAAAACAGCACCAGCAAAAACAGTGGAAACCAGGGCACGTCGAAGAAGGCAAACAGCGCATTGCCGGTGATGAACTGGCGCAGCAACGTCAGGTCGGTCAACGCCAGCCCGGCGCGGCTATCGCCAGCCTCCAGATTACGGGCAAACGCCGCATTGAAGACATCCTGATTGAGCGCCAGATCGATACGGGTGCCCAGCCTCACCACCAACAGACTACGAACCCACTCCAGCGCGCCCATAAAGGCACACAGTCCCGCCATCAGTAACGTCAGCATCAGCAGGGTGATACCGTTGCCGGACGCCAGCACCCGGTCATACACCTGCAGCATATATACCGAAGGCGCCAGCATCAGCACATTGATGACGGCGCTGAAAATCCCGACGCTCCAGAAACTGCGGCGGAACTGGCGCAGCACGCCGAACAACGAACGATCTCGCTCAGAGGAAGCATTCACGGCAGGGCTCTCTCCCTCAGGCTTTCTTTTTCAGAGTGCGAACGCTGCCGTCAGCCAGCTTATGTTCGTAGTGATCGCGGTTGCGGCTGAAAAACGCCACTGCCGAACCGTCTGCCTGCGTCAGCGTCAGACCGTCTGGCGTAGGCCGCCAACCGACCG is a window of Dickeya solani IPO 2222 DNA encoding:
- a CDS encoding serralysin family metalloprotease, yielding MQQNENVPLNTSAAAAKAGSYTGYADVYDFWYYHQRGDGLTVNGKPSYSTDKAVSEGLTRPHTTWNGDNVFGKAANLTYSFLNTFSSTPNGHTGPVKFTPVQMQQAKLSLQSWADAANLTFTEVSPNQKANITFANYTRNADGSLNTDTQAYAAYPGTHPVSGSAWFNYNQPSIRNPDTDEYGRHSFTHEIGHALGLSHPAEYNAGEGDISYKNSAAYAEDSRQFSIMSYWEVENTGGDFKGHYSAGPLMDDIAAIQKLYGANMTTRTGDTVYGFNSNTDRDFYTATNSSKALVFSVWDAGGNDTFDFSGYSNNQRINLNEGSFSDVGGLKGNVSIAHGVTIENAIGGSGNDILIGNSADNVLQGGAGDDVLYGSTGADTLTGGAGRDIFVYGSGQDSTVSAYDWITDFQTGIDKIDLSAFRNEGQLSFVQDQFTGKGQEVMLQWDAANSTTNLWLHEAGHSSVDFLVRIVGQTAQSDIIV
- a CDS encoding TolC family outer membrane protein, whose translation is MRRKAVLLTVVLSLSGGGAQAMGLLDAWELALRNDAQLRAASFERDAGQEEVAIGRAGLLPSLQYSYGANYSHSKVTQRDRTLNNTTKRDYDNYVSTLTLRQPLLDYAAWARYQQGVTRKLMADQRFRDRSQDLMVRLYQSWSEALLAQEKLMLLDAQRRAYQEQLALNRRLLAAGEGTQTDLRETEARYTVIEAQRIEQEDTLDAAMTDLENMMGSPLQIQDLSPLALDTLPDNVTENRSLSQWRELTVRHNAKLAVQRENVDYSRYEIERNRAGHLPTLDLVASTRNSLSESEFNYNQKYDTQTVGLQVRVPLYSGGAVSASMRQAAAEYQQSQAELDNQTRQTFAELRRQFNLCTNGAAKIRAWQMSVTAAEEAIRATRQSVAGGERINLDVLMAEQEWYNARRELTEVKYRWLQAWLNLRYTAGTLNEQDMMQLAAWFQSAHSINKNGINMTTGNKAN
- a CDS encoding HlyD family type I secretion periplasmic adaptor subunit is translated as MTGMDITTQDELNEAAMRDRASRDEERALRLGWWLVLAGFGGFLLWALLAPLDKGVAVQGNVVVSGNRKVIQHMQGGIVDRIQVKDGDRVAAGQVLLTLNAVDARTTSEGLGSQYDQLIAREARLLAEQRDQSSLAATPRLVQARQRPEMAAIIALQEDLLRSRQQSLKLETDGVRASIDGLETSLGALQKVMSSKQSEQATLSQQLQGLRPLAADNYVPRNKMLETERLFAQVSGELAQTSGEVGRTRRDIQQQKLRIAQRQQEYDKEVNSELSDVQAKLNEVISQREKADFNLANVQVRAPVAGTVVDMKIFTEGGVIGPGQVMMEIVPEDQPLLVDGRIPVEMVDKVWSGLPVELQFTAFSQSTTPRVPGTVTLLSADRLVDEKDGTPYYGLRIQVSEEGKRSLHGLEIKPGMPVQGFVRTGERSFINYLFKPLMDRMHLALTEE
- a CDS encoding type I secretion system permease/ATPase — protein: MNASSERDRSLFGVLRQFRRSFWSVGIFSAVINVLMLAPSVYMLQVYDRVLASGNGITLLMLTLLMAGLCAFMGALEWVRSLLVVRLGTRIDLALNQDVFNAAFARNLEAGDSRAGLALTDLTLLRQFITGNALFAFFDVPWFPLFLLVLFLLHPWLGMLALGGTVVLVALAWLNQRLTNQPLAEANQQSQQATHLADAQLRNADVIEAMGMLGNLRRRWLARHYRFISLQNLASERAAAVGGASKYSRIALQSLMLGLGALLAIDGKITPGMMIAGSILVGRVLSPIDQLIGVWKQWSSARIAWQRLTRLIAAYPPQPAAMALPAPEGHLGVEQVSLRPAQGNARLQNIHFSLQAGETLVILGASGSGKSSLARLLVGAQAPTQGKVRLDGADLNQVDKNTFGPTIGYLPQDVQLFKGTLAENIARFGDADPEKVVAAAKLAGVHELILSLPNGYDTELGEGGSGLSGGQRQRIGLARAMYGDPCLLILDEPNASLDSEGDQALMQAIVALQKRGATVVLITHRPALTTLAQKILILHEGQQQRMGLARDVLTELQQRSAANQARMNPTAAMPQ